Proteins from a single region of Bartonella sp. M0283:
- a CDS encoding DUF2125 domain-containing protein yields the protein MTSSDFVSHSKSVNHKCLKWGIFIVVLIIILYSVIWYYLAQKVEKRVFEQLAAYNENGFVVSCENMHKIGYPLRIGVSCDKVNLQQLMKGFAFSGEKIIAGAPIYAPHWLELSLAAPVSLELPGFVPIGAKWSDMKLETDISRTIPDALSLRTENIELGVGANGMSDKATAKFLRLDAHGLNSNLDGRLTFEELNLPLKIPHENTPMPEMSGDIKWSLEEAFSLFETGERANNLVERLRGHKGNLKPSTVQFASGGAMTVAGPFSFNDDGYLNAKLEITISDQNKLLQTARNAFPSQADNLKTIFFALSAMPKNDKGDPVLQLSVKNGEVRLGFFKIGHVNPI from the coding sequence ATGACCTCATCCGACTTTGTGTCTCACTCCAAATCAGTCAATCATAAATGTCTCAAATGGGGTATTTTTATAGTTGTTCTGATCATTATCCTTTATTCGGTCATCTGGTATTATCTGGCGCAAAAAGTCGAGAAACGCGTCTTCGAGCAATTGGCAGCCTATAATGAAAACGGCTTTGTCGTTTCATGTGAAAACATGCATAAAATAGGCTATCCGCTCAGAATTGGTGTTTCCTGTGATAAGGTCAATTTACAACAATTGATGAAAGGCTTTGCGTTTTCGGGTGAAAAAATAATCGCCGGTGCGCCCATTTATGCACCACACTGGCTTGAACTATCACTCGCTGCGCCCGTTTCTCTCGAATTGCCGGGTTTTGTCCCGATTGGCGCCAAGTGGAGCGATATGAAGCTCGAAACCGATATCAGCCGGACTATTCCCGATGCCTTGAGTTTGCGAACGGAAAATATCGAACTCGGTGTCGGCGCCAATGGCATGTCTGACAAAGCGACCGCGAAATTCTTGCGACTTGACGCCCATGGACTGAACAGTAATCTTGATGGACGACTGACTTTCGAAGAACTTAATCTGCCATTGAAAATTCCGCATGAAAATACACCAATGCCGGAAATGAGCGGAGATATCAAATGGTCACTCGAGGAAGCTTTTTCACTTTTCGAAACGGGTGAAAGGGCAAATAATCTTGTTGAACGGTTGCGCGGACATAAAGGCAATTTGAAGCCGTCGACCGTGCAATTTGCATCAGGTGGGGCGATGACCGTCGCGGGACCATTTTCTTTTAACGATGACGGTTATCTCAATGCAAAATTGGAAATCACCATAAGTGATCAGAACAAGCTTTTGCAAACAGCACGGAATGCATTTCCTTCGCAAGCCGACAATCTCAAAACAATCTTTTTTGCGTTAAGCGCTATGCCAAAAAACGACAAAGGAGATCCGGTGCTTCAACTATCAGTGAAAAACGGAGAAGTCCGGTTGGGCTTTTTCAAAATCGGTCACGTCAATCCGATTTGA
- the pdxY gene encoding pyridoxal kinase: protein MSNSGKSVLVISSHVIRGSVGTRVSVNALEQMGYAVWDMLTVSMTWQPRHGPSHRLIVPVADFKAWADDIIRSKWVGEIAAVMTGYFGSAEQIKITADLIKTLKQKNPHLIYFCDPVLGDEGGLYVGEDIAKETVEQLLPLADILKPNRSELEWIVSKKLDTNHEIIEAARKTGCKTTLVTSAWPLLKNATGNLLVTDKSILLAEHPLVKDPVNGLGDLTAALFLARLLDGENEEEALRFATASVYTMLMETTRHNAYELMLESGLHRLGTLDERVTLRYLKDTAEVAKNK, encoded by the coding sequence ATGAGCAATTCTGGAAAATCTGTTCTTGTTATTTCAAGCCACGTTATTCGCGGTTCGGTTGGAACACGCGTGAGTGTCAATGCTCTTGAACAAATGGGATATGCTGTATGGGATATGTTGACCGTCAGCATGACATGGCAACCACGCCATGGTCCTTCCCATCGTCTCATTGTTCCGGTTGCAGATTTCAAGGCTTGGGCTGATGATATTATCCGCTCGAAATGGGTGGGAGAGATTGCAGCCGTTATGACCGGTTATTTCGGAAGTGCCGAACAGATTAAAATTACAGCCGATCTCATCAAAACGCTCAAGCAGAAAAATCCGCATCTTATCTATTTTTGCGATCCGGTTCTGGGAGACGAAGGCGGGCTTTATGTCGGGGAAGACATTGCCAAAGAAACAGTCGAACAACTGTTGCCGCTTGCCGATATTCTGAAGCCCAATCGTTCGGAACTCGAGTGGATTGTATCGAAAAAACTTGATACCAATCACGAGATTATTGAAGCTGCACGAAAAACGGGTTGCAAAACAACTCTTGTTACTTCTGCCTGGCCACTTTTAAAAAACGCTACTGGCAATCTGCTTGTAACAGATAAATCAATTCTATTGGCCGAACACCCGTTGGTGAAAGATCCGGTCAACGGCTTGGGTGATTTGACGGCTGCACTTTTTCTTGCCCGTCTTCTTGATGGGGAAAATGAAGAAGAAGCCCTTCGCTTTGCTACCGCTTCTGTTTACACTATGCTCATGGAAACAACGAGGCACAATGCTTATGAGCTGATGCTTGAAAGCGGGCTTCATCGTTTAGGAACACTCGACGAGCGCGTAACACTGCGTTATCTCAAAGATACGGCGGAAGTGGCAAAAAACAAATAA
- a CDS encoding carbonic anhydrase produces the protein MIDFPEKLLKGYHVFMNTRLVQERERYKQLAYEGQKPETMVIACCDSRTVPETIFDTNPGEIFVMRNVANLVPPFHPDKEYHATSAALEFAVQSLKVKNIVVLGHARCGGIKSALDLDGKPLSSVDFIGKWMGLLTPAAEAVATNTLMTSSERQTALERISIRYSINNLRTFPWIKRREDQGKLALHGAWFDIATGELWIMDRRTGDFIRADD, from the coding sequence ATGATAGATTTTCCCGAAAAGCTTTTAAAAGGCTATCATGTGTTCATGAACACGCGGCTTGTTCAAGAACGCGAGCGCTATAAGCAATTGGCTTATGAAGGGCAAAAGCCCGAGACAATGGTTATAGCCTGCTGCGATTCACGCACCGTTCCTGAAACGATATTCGATACGAACCCGGGCGAAATATTTGTTATGCGCAATGTGGCCAATCTTGTTCCGCCATTTCATCCCGATAAAGAATATCATGCAACATCGGCAGCGTTGGAGTTTGCTGTCCAGTCATTAAAAGTCAAAAATATTGTTGTACTCGGTCATGCCCGTTGCGGGGGAATTAAGAGCGCACTTGATCTTGATGGTAAACCGCTTTCTTCTGTCGATTTTATCGGTAAATGGATGGGGCTTTTGACTCCGGCTGCCGAAGCTGTTGCAACCAATACGTTGATGACGTCAAGTGAACGTCAAACAGCACTCGAGCGGATTTCCATCCGCTATTCAATCAATAATTTGCGTACCTTCCCATGGATAAAACGGCGAGAAGATCAAGGAAAGCTTGCTCTCCATGGAGCGTGGTTCGATATTGCGACAGGCGAATTATGGATTATGGATCGCCGCACCGGCGACTTTATTCGGGCTGACGATTAA
- a CDS encoding lytic transglycosylase domain-containing protein — MFCKSAIKAGFIGLAFAATTGVALAAPKCGTTSAGFENWVEATKQEAAANGIGKRGIAALNNVHYAQATINADRGQKSFKLSLDQFMKKRGSSTIVARGRVMKKQNAALFDRLEKKYGVASGPVIAIWGMETSFGSFMGKQHTLSAVATLAYDCRRSAFFTDQLYAALKLIDRGDFDPNSIGAMHGEIGQTQFLPKNVLLYGADGDGNGHIDMINSKADALASTFNFLRAHGWQPGQGYQPGEPNFAAIQGWNDASVYQQSIAIMGKQIDGN; from the coding sequence ATGTTTTGTAAAAGCGCGATAAAGGCCGGTTTTATCGGCTTGGCATTTGCCGCAACCACAGGAGTTGCCCTTGCAGCTCCAAAATGCGGAACGACTTCAGCCGGTTTTGAAAACTGGGTAGAGGCAACCAAGCAGGAAGCAGCAGCAAACGGAATTGGCAAACGTGGCATAGCCGCTTTGAACAATGTGCATTATGCACAAGCAACCATCAATGCAGACCGTGGTCAGAAAAGTTTCAAACTGAGCCTTGACCAATTCATGAAGAAACGCGGTTCATCAACCATTGTTGCCCGTGGCAGAGTGATGAAAAAGCAGAATGCGGCACTGTTTGACCGGCTCGAGAAAAAATACGGTGTTGCATCCGGTCCGGTTATCGCCATTTGGGGTATGGAAACGAGCTTCGGTTCCTTTATGGGAAAACAACATACGCTGTCAGCCGTTGCAACCCTTGCTTATGATTGTCGCCGTAGCGCATTTTTTACCGACCAGCTCTATGCCGCTTTAAAGCTGATTGACCGCGGAGATTTTGACCCGAATTCTATCGGTGCCATGCATGGCGAAATCGGGCAAACCCAATTCTTGCCGAAAAATGTTCTGCTTTATGGCGCCGATGGTGATGGGAATGGTCATATCGACATGATCAATTCGAAGGCCGACGCGCTTGCTTCGACATTCAATTTTTTGCGCGCCCATGGTTGGCAACCGGGACAGGGTTATCAACCCGGAGAACCCAATTTTGCTGCCATCCAGGGGTGGAATGATGCAAGCGTTTACCAACAATCAATTGCAATCATGGGTAAACAGATAGACGGTAATTGA
- the ffh gene encoding signal recognition particle protein: MFDSLQERLGTILNNLTGRGSLSEQDVATALREVRRALIEADVALDVVRSFTDRVREKAVGANLLKSIKPGQMVVKLVHDELVEMLGTEGISIDLNAPSPVVIMMVGLQGSGKTTTSAKIAKRLTEKQNKKVLMASLDTRRPAAQEQLRQLGEQIHVPTLPIIAGQTPVEIAARAVQAAKLGGQDVVILDTAGRTHIDEPLMVEMADIKAKSAPHEILLVADSLTGQDAVNLARSFDERVGITGIILTRMDGDGRGGAALSMRAVTGKPIKAIATGEKMEALEEFHPRRIADRILGMGDIVSLVEKAAETIDQEKAAALAKKMQKGKFDLSDLAEQLKQMKKLGGMGGILGMMPGIGKMKDQIAAAGLDDNLFNRQLAIISSMTKEERANPDLLKHSRKQRIAKGSGTNAADINKLLKMHRQMADMMKMMGGKGKGGLMQKMMGGIGAKLGFGGLGGGLPDLSSMDPKQLEKIQKQAESAGLGNKLPGLGGGTLPGLPSSGTKFPGLPGLPKKH; this comes from the coding sequence ATGTTTGATTCCTTACAGGAACGTCTGGGCACTATTCTGAACAATCTGACGGGGCGGGGAAGCCTGTCGGAGCAGGATGTTGCAACCGCTCTGCGTGAGGTTCGTCGTGCGCTGATCGAAGCCGATGTTGCACTTGATGTTGTGCGCTCCTTTACCGACCGTGTCCGTGAAAAGGCGGTTGGTGCCAATCTCTTGAAATCAATCAAACCGGGGCAAATGGTTGTCAAACTCGTCCATGACGAGTTGGTAGAAATGCTTGGCACGGAAGGCATTTCCATAGACCTCAATGCACCTTCACCGGTTGTTATTATGATGGTCGGCCTGCAAGGTTCAGGTAAAACGACAACTTCGGCAAAAATTGCCAAACGTCTCACTGAAAAGCAGAACAAAAAAGTTCTGATGGCTTCTCTTGATACGCGTCGTCCGGCGGCTCAGGAACAATTGCGCCAGCTCGGTGAACAGATTCATGTGCCGACATTGCCGATTATTGCCGGCCAGACACCGGTTGAAATAGCAGCCCGTGCTGTTCAGGCGGCCAAACTTGGCGGTCAGGATGTTGTTATTCTCGATACTGCCGGTCGCACCCATATCGACGAGCCGCTTATGGTCGAAATGGCTGACATCAAGGCCAAATCCGCACCGCACGAAATCTTGCTTGTTGCCGATAGTCTGACCGGTCAGGACGCAGTCAACCTTGCCCGTTCGTTTGACGAGCGTGTGGGCATTACCGGTATCATATTGACACGTATGGATGGTGACGGGCGCGGTGGTGCTGCCCTTTCAATGCGTGCCGTGACCGGCAAGCCGATCAAGGCCATTGCAACCGGCGAAAAAATGGAAGCGCTGGAAGAATTCCATCCGCGCCGCATTGCCGATCGTATTCTGGGTATGGGCGACATTGTTTCGCTGGTTGAAAAAGCTGCCGAAACAATAGATCAGGAAAAAGCAGCCGCACTTGCCAAAAAAATGCAGAAGGGCAAATTCGACCTGAGCGATTTGGCCGAACAGCTCAAGCAAATGAAAAAATTGGGCGGTATGGGCGGTATTCTCGGCATGATGCCGGGTATCGGAAAAATGAAAGACCAGATTGCGGCTGCCGGTCTTGATGACAATCTTTTTAACCGCCAATTGGCCATTATTTCTTCCATGACCAAAGAAGAACGTGCCAATCCCGATCTTTTGAAACATAGCCGCAAGCAACGCATTGCCAAAGGTTCGGGTACCAATGCGGCCGACATCAACAAACTTCTTAAAATGCATCGCCAGATGGCCGACATGATGAAAATGATGGGCGGCAAAGGCAAAGGCGGTCTGATGCAGAAGATGATGGGCGGCATTGGCGCCAAATTGGGATTTGGCGGTTTGGGTGGTGGGCTTCCCGACCTTTCGTCAATGGATCCCAAGCAATTGGAAAAAATTCAGAAACAGGCTGAAAGCGCAGGCCTTGGAAACAAGCTTCCCGGTCTTGGTGGCGGGACTCTACCCGGATTACCTTCAAGTGGAACCAAATTTCCGGGGCTTCCAGGTCTGCCGAAGAAGCATTGA
- a CDS encoding chorismate mutase — protein MSDTKIPEELLQLRDSIDNFDAALVHILAERFRCTKAVGVLKAKYGLPPADPSREKRQVERLRKLAEESHLDPDFAEKFLNFIVKEVIRHHEATALKLNSK, from the coding sequence ATGAGTGATACGAAAATTCCTGAAGAGCTTTTGCAACTTCGTGATTCGATTGACAATTTTGATGCCGCACTTGTGCATATCCTTGCCGAACGGTTCCGCTGCACCAAAGCTGTCGGAGTATTGAAGGCAAAATACGGCCTTCCGCCCGCCGATCCATCACGCGAAAAACGGCAGGTCGAACGGTTGCGCAAGCTTGCTGAAGAAAGCCATCTTGATCCCGATTTTGCGGAAAAATTTTTAAATTTCATCGTCAAGGAAGTCATTCGTCACCACGAAGCGACAGCTTTGAAACTGAATTCGAAATAA
- the rpsP gene encoding 30S ribosomal protein S16, whose product MSLKIRLSRAGSKKRPYYHIVIADIRSPRDGRFIERVGFWNPMLADENDRVKMDNERIQYWLGHGALPTDRVARFLDAAGLFKRKPRNNPNKAQPGKKAQERIAAAKQAEEEAKAAAAAPAEEAAQPTE is encoded by the coding sequence ATGTCGTTGAAAATTCGTCTGTCACGCGCAGGTTCAAAAAAGCGTCCTTACTATCATATCGTTATCGCCGATATCCGCAGCCCGCGTGATGGCCGGTTTATCGAACGTGTCGGTTTCTGGAACCCGATGCTTGCCGACGAGAATGATCGTGTAAAGATGGATAACGAGCGCATTCAATATTGGCTCGGTCATGGCGCTTTGCCGACAGATCGTGTTGCACGTTTCCTTGATGCTGCCGGTCTTTTTAAACGCAAGCCCCGCAACAATCCCAATAAAGCGCAGCCCGGCAAAAAAGCTCAGGAACGTATTGCTGCTGCCAAACAGGCTGAAGAAGAAGCTAAAGCTGCCGCTGCTGCTCCTGCTGAAGAAGCAGCCCAGCCGACAGAATAA
- a CDS encoding DUF1674 domain-containing protein, whose translation MTDKQQEQNIENKNSEKKELPPAAQRALKEAEERRKKAKKTDAPKEIGGRGGNDPSRYGDWEIKGRAIDF comes from the coding sequence ATGACTGACAAACAACAAGAACAAAATATAGAGAATAAAAATTCCGAAAAAAAAGAACTTCCGCCTGCTGCACAAAGAGCACTGAAAGAAGCCGAGGAACGGCGTAAAAAAGCCAAAAAAACCGATGCACCCAAGGAAATTGGTGGCCGTGGTGGCAACGACCCTTCACGTTATGGAGATTGGGAAATAAAAGGGCGGGCTATCGACTTCTGA